Proteins encoded by one window of Streptococcus sanguinis:
- a CDS encoding acetylornithine transaminase, which produces MTYLFENYKRAPIEFVKAEGSYLIDSEGKAYLDFSSGIGVTNLGFHPQVQQALLQQAGRIWHSPNLYLSSLQEQVAQELAGSYDYLAFFCNSGAEANEAAIKLARKATGKQGIITFQQSFHGRTFGAMAATGQDKIKEGFGDGVPHFSYAVYNDLASVEDLVNQDTAAVMLELVQGESGVRPAEAAFVKDLADFCRREKILLIVDEVQTGMGRTGQLYSFEHYGIIPDIVTLAKGLANGLPSGALLGKSSLAPAFGPGSHGSTFGGNKLAMAAALETLHIMKEAGFMEEVRSKSAILLEQLQFAFQDHPKISAVRGLGMMIGIETSASLSKIVEAARQKGLIILTAGENVIRLLPPLTINREEIQQGIAILKEVFSELDE; this is translated from the coding sequence ATGACTTATTTATTTGAAAACTACAAGAGGGCACCTATTGAGTTTGTTAAAGCAGAGGGCTCCTATCTGATTGACAGTGAGGGAAAGGCTTATTTGGACTTTTCATCGGGGATTGGCGTAACCAATCTTGGCTTTCACCCGCAGGTTCAGCAGGCTTTGCTCCAGCAAGCAGGGCGCATCTGGCATAGTCCCAATCTCTATCTTAGCTCTCTGCAAGAGCAGGTGGCTCAGGAACTGGCTGGTTCTTATGATTATTTGGCTTTTTTCTGCAATAGCGGAGCAGAAGCCAATGAAGCAGCTATTAAGCTAGCCCGCAAAGCTACTGGCAAGCAAGGCATTATCACTTTTCAGCAATCCTTTCACGGTCGAACCTTTGGCGCTATGGCCGCAACAGGACAGGATAAGATTAAGGAAGGATTTGGTGATGGGGTTCCCCATTTCAGCTATGCGGTTTACAATGATTTGGCCAGCGTAGAAGACTTGGTCAATCAGGATACGGCAGCTGTCATGTTGGAATTGGTCCAAGGAGAATCAGGAGTTCGTCCAGCAGAAGCAGCTTTTGTCAAAGACTTGGCTGATTTTTGCCGACGAGAGAAGATTTTGCTGATTGTTGATGAGGTCCAGACAGGTATGGGGCGCACGGGTCAGCTTTATTCCTTTGAGCACTATGGGATTATACCGGATATTGTGACACTGGCTAAGGGTCTGGCCAATGGCCTACCCTCTGGCGCTCTATTAGGAAAATCAAGCTTGGCTCCTGCTTTTGGACCTGGCAGTCATGGTTCTACCTTTGGTGGCAATAAATTAGCCATGGCAGCCGCCTTGGAGACCTTGCATATAATGAAAGAGGCGGGCTTTATGGAAGAAGTCAGGTCTAAGAGTGCCATCTTACTGGAGCAGTTGCAGTTTGCTTTTCAGGACCATCCAAAGATTTCTGCTGTTCGAGGCCTGGGCATGATGATTGGGATTGAAACAAGTGCCAGTCTGTCAAAGATTGTTGAAGCCGCTCGTCAGAAGGGCTTGATTATCCTGACAGCCGGAGAGAATGTTATCCGTCTCCTGCCGCCTTTGACTATCAACAGGGAGGAAATTCAGCAAGGGATTGCTATTTTAAAAGAAGTATTTTCAGAATTAGATGAATAA
- the alaS gene encoding alanine--tRNA ligase, translating to MKQMSSAQVRQMWLDFWATKGHAVEPSVSLVPVNDPTLLWINSGVATLKKYFDGTIIPENPRITNAQKAIRTNDIENVGKTARHHTMFEMLGNFSIGDYFRDEAITWAYELLTSPEWFDFPAEKLYMTYYPDDKDSYNRWIEVGVDPSHLIPIEDNFWEIGAGPSGPDTEIFFDRGEAFDPENIGLRLLAEDIENDRYIEIWNIVLSQFNADPAVPRSEYKELPHKNIDTGAGLERLVAVIQGAKTNFETDLFMPIIREVEKLSGKVYDQDGDNMSFKVIADHIRSLSFAIGDGALPGNEGRGYVLRRLLRRASMHGQKLGINEPFLYKLVPTVGKIMESYYPEVLEKRDFIEKIVKSEEESFARTLHSGQHFAETIVADLKAKGQNVIAGQDVFKLYDTYGFPVELTEEIAEEAGMTVDREGFEAAMKEQQERARASAVKGGSMGMQNETLQNITVESVFNYNASQLPSKLVAIVADNAEVEAVSEGTASLIFAETPFYAEMGGQVADHGQIFDGAGKLVAQVTDVQKAPNGQPLHTVEVLAPLALGQSYKLEIDHSRRHRVMKNHTATHLLHAALHNVLGNHATQAGSLNEVEFLRFDFTHFQAVTAEELRAIEQEVNEKIWEALAIETVETDIDTAKEMGAMALFGEKYGKEVRVVTIGDYSVELCGGTHVGNTSEIGIFKIVKEEGIGSGTRRILAVTSKEAFEAYREEEEALKAIAATLKAPQIKEVPHKVEALQEQLRQLQKENAELKEKAAAAASGEVFKDVQEANGHRFIASQVSVSDAGALRTFADTWKQKDYSDVLVLVAAIGDKVNVLAASKTKDVHAGNLIKELAPIVDGRGGGKPDMAMAGGSKQSAIPDLLAAVAEKL from the coding sequence ATGAAACAAATGTCAAGTGCTCAGGTTCGTCAAATGTGGCTGGATTTTTGGGCAACTAAAGGTCATGCAGTAGAACCATCTGTCAGCTTGGTGCCGGTCAACGATCCAACCTTGCTCTGGATTAACTCTGGTGTAGCAACCCTCAAGAAATACTTCGATGGAACCATCATTCCAGAAAATCCTCGAATTACCAATGCGCAAAAAGCTATCCGTACCAATGACATCGAAAATGTCGGAAAAACGGCTCGCCACCATACTATGTTTGAAATGTTGGGGAACTTCTCTATCGGGGATTACTTCCGTGACGAAGCCATCACTTGGGCTTATGAGCTTTTGACCAGCCCAGAATGGTTTGATTTTCCTGCTGAAAAACTGTACATGACCTACTATCCAGACGATAAGGATTCTTATAACCGCTGGATTGAAGTAGGAGTGGACCCAAGCCACTTGATCCCAATCGAAGACAACTTCTGGGAAATCGGTGCTGGACCTTCTGGACCTGATACAGAAATCTTCTTTGACCGTGGAGAAGCATTTGACCCAGAAAATATTGGTCTTCGTCTGCTTGCAGAAGATATCGAAAACGACCGTTACATCGAAATCTGGAATATCGTTTTGTCACAATTTAACGCTGATCCTGCTGTTCCTCGTAGCGAATACAAAGAATTGCCACACAAGAACATTGATACGGGCGCTGGTTTGGAGCGTTTGGTGGCTGTTATCCAAGGGGCTAAGACAAACTTTGAAACGGACCTCTTCATGCCGATTATCCGTGAAGTTGAGAAATTGTCAGGTAAGGTCTACGACCAAGATGGCGATAACATGAGCTTCAAGGTCATCGCTGACCACATCCGTTCCCTTTCATTTGCCATCGGTGATGGTGCTCTTCCAGGAAATGAAGGCCGTGGTTATGTCCTTCGTCGTCTCCTCCGTCGTGCTTCTATGCACGGTCAAAAATTGGGTATCAACGAGCCTTTCCTTTACAAACTCGTTCCAACTGTTGGAAAAATCATGGAAAGCTACTACCCAGAAGTGCTTGAAAAACGTGACTTTATCGAGAAAATTGTCAAGAGCGAGGAAGAGTCATTTGCTCGTACCCTTCACTCAGGTCAACACTTTGCAGAAACTATTGTAGCTGATTTGAAAGCGAAAGGTCAAAACGTTATCGCTGGGCAAGATGTCTTCAAACTTTACGATACATATGGATTCCCAGTTGAATTGACAGAAGAAATCGCTGAAGAAGCAGGGATGACTGTAGACCGTGAAGGTTTTGAAGCAGCCATGAAAGAACAGCAAGAACGTGCGCGTGCGTCAGCTGTCAAAGGCGGCTCAATGGGAATGCAAAATGAAACCCTTCAAAACATTACAGTGGAAAGTGTCTTCAACTACAATGCCAGTCAATTGCCTTCTAAGTTGGTGGCTATCGTGGCTGACAATGCTGAAGTAGAAGCTGTATCTGAAGGAACCGCCTCTCTTATCTTTGCAGAGACTCCATTCTACGCGGAAATGGGTGGACAGGTAGCTGACCACGGTCAAATCTTTGATGGAGCAGGCAAGCTAGTAGCGCAAGTTACGGATGTGCAAAAGGCACCAAATGGTCAGCCACTGCATACTGTAGAAGTTTTGGCTCCTCTGGCTCTGGGTCAAAGCTATAAACTGGAAATTGACCACAGCCGTCGCCATCGTGTTATGAAGAACCATACGGCGACTCACCTCTTGCATGCAGCCCTGCATAATGTTCTTGGTAACCATGCAACCCAGGCAGGCTCTCTGAACGAAGTAGAATTTCTCCGCTTTGACTTTACGCATTTCCAAGCGGTGACTGCAGAAGAGCTGCGCGCTATCGAGCAAGAAGTCAATGAGAAAATCTGGGAAGCCCTTGCTATAGAGACAGTAGAGACAGATATTGACACAGCTAAAGAAATGGGTGCCATGGCGCTCTTTGGCGAAAAGTATGGTAAAGAAGTTCGCGTCGTAACCATCGGTGACTACTCTGTTGAGCTTTGCGGAGGAACCCACGTAGGCAATACTTCTGAAATCGGCATTTTTAAGATTGTCAAAGAAGAGGGGATCGGATCCGGAACTCGTCGTATCTTGGCGGTTACCAGCAAGGAAGCTTTTGAAGCCTATCGTGAGGAAGAAGAGGCGCTCAAAGCTATCGCAGCGACCCTCAAGGCGCCACAAATCAAGGAAGTGCCTCACAAGGTTGAAGCGCTGCAAGAGCAGCTGCGTCAACTGCAAAAAGAGAATGCAGAACTCAAGGAAAAGGCAGCAGCAGCGGCCTCTGGTGAAGTCTTCAAGGATGTTCAAGAGGCAAATGGACATAGATTTATCGCTAGTCAGGTCTCTGTGTCTGATGCAGGTGCCCTGCGTACCTTTGCGGACACTTGGAAGCAGAAGGACTATTCAGATGTTCTCGTACTGGTCGCAGCAATTGGAGACAAGGTCAATGTCCTTGCAGCCAGCAAGACCAAGGACGTCCATGCTGGTAATCTGATTAAGGAATTGGCGCCGATTGTAGATGGTCGAGGCGGCGGTAAGCCAGATATGGCTATGGCCGGTGGCAGCAAGCAATCAGCTATTCCAGACCTGCTAGCAGCAGTTGCTGAGAAGTTGTAA
- the argB gene encoding acetylglutamate kinase: MKDVIVIKIGGVAAQKLSDKFIKQMQEWIAAGKKIVVVHGGGLVINQLMKERQLPTHKVKGLRVTAKSDLPIIEQALLGQVGRTLTQELNDSDIESLQLVSHLGKTVSADFIDKELYGYVGQVTAIQTAYLEQLLAEDIVPVLASLGENATGELLNINADYLAAAVASSLQAEKLILMTDIEGVLEDKKVLPQILTSQVSKKIQTGVIKGGMIPKIESAVQTVLSGVGQVLIGDNLSTGTLIAEG, translated from the coding sequence ATGAAAGATGTGATTGTTATAAAAATTGGCGGTGTTGCTGCGCAAAAGCTGTCTGATAAGTTTATCAAGCAGATGCAAGAGTGGATAGCAGCTGGTAAGAAAATCGTGGTCGTTCACGGGGGCGGTCTGGTCATAAACCAACTTATGAAAGAGCGCCAGCTGCCTACTCACAAGGTTAAGGGATTGCGGGTGACAGCTAAGTCTGACTTACCCATCATTGAGCAGGCTTTGCTAGGTCAAGTCGGCCGGACGTTGACACAAGAACTGAACGACTCGGATATTGAAAGTCTTCAGCTGGTTTCACATTTGGGAAAGACAGTTTCGGCAGATTTTATCGATAAAGAGCTCTATGGCTATGTCGGTCAGGTGACGGCGATTCAAACTGCTTATCTAGAGCAACTGCTGGCTGAGGACATAGTCCCAGTGCTGGCTTCGCTAGGAGAAAATGCTACTGGCGAGCTCTTAAATATCAATGCTGACTATCTAGCAGCGGCAGTTGCTAGCAGCTTGCAGGCAGAGAAGCTGATCCTGATGACAGATATAGAAGGGGTTCTAGAGGACAAAAAAGTTCTGCCCCAGATTCTGACCAGTCAGGTGTCCAAGAAGATTCAGACAGGTGTCATCAAGGGCGGCATGATTCCTAAGATTGAGAGTGCTGTCCAGACTGTGCTTTCCGGTGTCGGGCAGGTTCTGATTGGTGACAATCTTTCGACAGGCACCTTGATAGCAGAGGGATAA
- a CDS encoding helix-turn-helix transcriptional regulator — MKLRNRLKELRARDGLNQTELAKLAGVSRQTISLIERGEYTPSIVIALKIAHIFNENVENVFRLVEEAE, encoded by the coding sequence ATGAAATTAAGAAATCGACTCAAGGAGTTGAGGGCGCGTGACGGTCTCAACCAGACAGAACTGGCTAAGCTGGCCGGTGTTTCCAGGCAGACAATCAGCCTTATAGAGAGAGGCGAATATACCCCGTCGATTGTGATTGCCCTTAAGATTGCCCATATTTTCAATGAAAACGTTGAGAATGTCTTTCGGCTGGTGGAGGAAGCAGAATGA
- the argJ gene encoding bifunctional glutamate N-acetyltransferase/amino-acid acetyltransferase ArgJ — MKTIDGTIASPLGFSADGLHAGFKKKKLDFGWIVSEVPASVAGVYTTNKVIAAPLLVTKASIQKSQKLQAIVVNSGVANSCTGQQGLDAAYEMQRLAAQKLKIEPDLIGLASTGVIGEQLPMDALKNGLSQILVSGKAEDFAEAILTTDTCTKTCVVTEEFGSDLVTMAGVAKGSGMIHPNMATMLAFITCDANISSATLQAALSQHVETTFNQITVDGDTSTNDMVLVMANGCRQNEEVQPDTEEFEKFSKMLRYLMADLAKKIAKDGEGATKLIEVNVQHAKDEQSGRMIAKSVVGSSLVKTAIFGQDPNWGRILAAIGYAGADVSVDNIDIWIEGIPVMQASSPVAFDPEETSDAMAGELLTLTIDLHDGDTEAQAWGCDLSYDYVKINALYRT; from the coding sequence ATGAAAACTATTGATGGAACGATTGCCAGTCCGCTAGGCTTTTCGGCTGACGGTTTACACGCTGGCTTTAAGAAAAAGAAGTTGGATTTTGGCTGGATTGTATCAGAAGTGCCGGCCAGTGTGGCAGGAGTCTATACGACCAATAAGGTCATTGCTGCTCCACTTCTAGTGACCAAAGCATCAATCCAAAAGAGCCAGAAATTGCAGGCAATAGTGGTTAATTCTGGTGTTGCTAATTCCTGTACAGGCCAGCAGGGTCTGGACGCTGCCTATGAAATGCAGCGATTGGCTGCTCAAAAGCTGAAGATTGAGCCCGACTTGATAGGTCTGGCTTCTACAGGAGTCATCGGTGAGCAACTTCCAATGGATGCTCTGAAAAACGGCCTGTCACAGATTCTGGTGAGTGGCAAGGCAGAAGATTTTGCTGAGGCTATCTTGACGACGGATACTTGTACCAAGACCTGTGTAGTCACAGAAGAGTTTGGCTCAGACCTGGTGACTATGGCGGGGGTGGCCAAGGGCTCGGGCATGATTCATCCGAATATGGCGACCATGCTGGCCTTTATCACCTGTGACGCTAATATTTCTAGTGCTACCTTGCAAGCGGCTCTCAGTCAGCATGTGGAGACGACTTTCAACCAAATCACGGTGGATGGAGATACATCGACCAATGACATGGTATTAGTCATGGCGAACGGCTGCCGGCAAAATGAAGAAGTTCAACCAGATACGGAAGAATTTGAAAAGTTTTCCAAGATGCTCCGCTATCTTATGGCTGACTTGGCTAAGAAAATTGCCAAGGATGGCGAAGGAGCAACAAAGCTGATTGAAGTTAATGTGCAGCACGCCAAGGATGAACAGAGCGGGCGTATGATTGCCAAGAGTGTCGTTGGCTCTAGCTTGGTCAAAACAGCTATTTTTGGTCAAGATCCCAATTGGGGCCGAATCTTAGCAGCTATCGGCTATGCGGGAGCAGATGTCTCAGTAGACAATATTGATATTTGGATTGAGGGGATTCCAGTTATGCAGGCTTCTAGCCCTGTGGCTTTTGACCCCGAGGAGACGAGTGATGCCATGGCTGGGGAGCTGCTGACCTTGACCATTGACCTGCACGATGGGGACACTGAAGCTCAGGCCTGGGGCTGCGATTTATCCTATGATTATGTGAAAATCAACGCCCTCTATAGAACCTAA
- the argC gene encoding N-acetyl-gamma-glutamyl-phosphate reductase, producing MRISIVGITGYSGMELLRILLQHPQAEVVSLHASQDMEAPVSELYPHLKGICDLRIEAFDSQEIMRRADLVFFATSSGVAKDLSKDFVEAGFPVIDLSGDHRLPGNIYKKWYQKEPAEDYVQKEFIYGLSEFTDIRGKRFIANPGCYATATELALIPLLQARAIEMDSIIVDAKSGLTGAGKNPAASSHFVHVHDNYVTYKLNQHQHIPEIVQQLQRFNEGLQQIQFSTSLIPLNRGIVATVYCKLKEPLTREELAAIYQECYQDKTFVRIQATLPNLHQVVGTNYTDIGFDYNPVTNILTVVAVLDNLIKGAAGQAVQNMNLMLGFPETDGLLSQPSYV from the coding sequence ATGCGAATTTCAATTGTAGGAATTACTGGTTACTCAGGTATGGAACTCCTCCGTATTTTACTGCAGCATCCGCAGGCAGAAGTCGTTTCCCTTCATGCCAGTCAAGATATGGAGGCTCCTGTGTCAGAGCTTTATCCTCATTTGAAGGGGATTTGCGACCTGAGAATAGAAGCTTTCGACAGTCAGGAAATAATGCGACGAGCAGATCTTGTTTTCTTTGCAACGTCAAGCGGAGTGGCTAAAGATTTGTCAAAAGACTTTGTAGAAGCAGGATTTCCAGTCATTGACCTATCTGGTGATCATCGTTTGCCAGGGAATATTTATAAAAAATGGTATCAGAAAGAGCCAGCTGAAGACTATGTTCAAAAAGAGTTTATTTATGGGCTATCTGAGTTTACAGATATCAGAGGGAAGCGATTTATTGCCAATCCCGGCTGCTATGCGACAGCTACAGAGTTGGCCTTGATTCCCTTGCTGCAGGCTCGGGCTATTGAGATGGACTCCATTATTGTTGATGCCAAGAGCGGTTTGACAGGGGCAGGGAAAAATCCAGCTGCATCCAGCCATTTTGTCCATGTGCATGACAACTATGTGACTTACAAGCTGAATCAGCATCAGCATATTCCAGAGATTGTGCAGCAGTTGCAGCGTTTTAATGAGGGATTGCAACAGATTCAGTTTTCAACTTCCCTCATCCCGCTCAATCGTGGTATCGTGGCGACAGTTTATTGCAAGTTAAAAGAACCTTTGACTCGAGAAGAGTTGGCTGCTATTTACCAGGAATGCTATCAGGATAAGACTTTTGTCCGTATCCAAGCTACTCTGCCGAATCTGCATCAGGTTGTCGGTACTAATTATACAGATATTGGTTTTGACTATAATCCTGTAACAAACATTTTAACTGTAGTGGCTGTGCTGGATAACCTGATCAAAGGGGCTGCTGGTCAGGCGGTTCAAAATATGAATCTGATGTTGGGCTTTCCTGAAACAGATGGCCTGCTCAGTCAACCGTCCTATGTCTAG
- the prsA gene encoding peptidylprolyl isomerase PrsA yields MKKKIFAGAVTLLSVAVLAACSNSEGKDIVTMKGNTITVNEFYDQVKNNGAAQQVLLQMAIKDIFEEKYGKDVKDKDVKDAFEKSKTAYGTAFAQVLAQNGLTEDAYKEQIRTNMLVEHAVKKAAEKELTDENYKAAFENYTPEVTAQIIKVDSEDKGKEVLEKAKAEGADFSQIAKENSTDAATKEKGGEIKFDSGSTDVPDAVKKAAFALEENGVSDLVTVPDSQYSASYYIVKLVKKSEKSSNWKDYKDKLKKIIIAQKEKDTSFIQSVVAKELKDANIKVKDSAFQSVFAQYIETTGSSTSSSSAASSSKTSESSSAAESSSTEASSSAAE; encoded by the coding sequence ATGAAGAAAAAAATATTTGCAGGAGCTGTGACACTCTTGTCAGTCGCAGTATTAGCAGCATGTTCTAACTCAGAAGGCAAGGACATCGTGACCATGAAAGGAAACACGATTACTGTCAATGAATTTTACGATCAAGTGAAAAACAATGGTGCAGCTCAGCAGGTCTTGCTGCAGATGGCTATCAAAGACATCTTTGAAGAAAAATACGGCAAAGATGTCAAAGACAAGGATGTTAAAGATGCTTTCGAAAAGTCTAAAACGGCTTACGGTACAGCTTTTGCCCAAGTCTTGGCTCAAAACGGATTGACCGAAGATGCCTACAAGGAGCAAATCCGCACCAATATGCTGGTAGAGCATGCTGTTAAGAAGGCTGCTGAAAAAGAGCTGACTGACGAAAACTACAAGGCTGCCTTTGAAAACTACACGCCAGAAGTAACAGCTCAAATCATCAAGGTTGACAGCGAAGACAAAGGTAAGGAAGTTCTTGAAAAAGCTAAAGCTGAAGGAGCAGACTTCAGTCAAATCGCTAAAGAGAACTCTACCGATGCTGCCACTAAGGAAAAAGGCGGAGAAATCAAGTTTGACTCTGGCTCTACTGATGTTCCAGATGCTGTCAAAAAAGCTGCCTTTGCTTTGGAAGAAAATGGCGTTTCAGACCTTGTGACTGTGCCAGATTCACAGTACTCAGCAAGCTACTATATTGTTAAGCTGGTCAAGAAGTCAGAGAAATCTTCTAACTGGAAAGACTACAAAGACAAGCTGAAAAAGATTATCATTGCGCAAAAAGAAAAAGATACTAGCTTCATCCAAAGCGTTGTGGCGAAAGAGCTGAAAGATGCCAACATCAAGGTTAAGGATAGTGCATTCCAATCTGTCTTTGCTCAGTATATCGAAACGACAGGCTCTTCAACTTCTTCATCAAGTGCTGCCAGCAGCTCAAAGACTTCTGAGTCTAGCTCAGCAGCTGAAAGCAGTTCAACAGAAGCTTCATCCTCAGCCGCAGAATAA
- a CDS encoding O-methyltransferase produces the protein MVETYNQNSNPNMRRPVVKEEIVDFMRQRLQPVTGGLKELEDFARAENVPVIPHETVAYFRLLLESLQPEKILEIGTAIGFSALLMAEHAPQAQITTIDRNPEMIELAKANFAKHDSRQQIALLEGDAMDLLETLEDSYDLVFMDSAKSKYVVFLPQVLKRLNPGGLVLIDDVFQGGDVAKPFEEIKRGQRAIYRGLHSLFDATLDSPDLTSSLLPLGDGLLMIRKK, from the coding sequence ATGGTTGAGACTTATAATCAAAACTCTAATCCCAATATGCGCCGGCCAGTGGTCAAAGAAGAGATTGTGGACTTTATGAGACAGCGTCTCCAGCCGGTCACTGGTGGCCTCAAGGAATTGGAGGATTTTGCCAGAGCTGAAAATGTACCTGTGATTCCCCATGAGACAGTGGCTTACTTCCGCCTGCTACTCGAAAGCCTGCAGCCTGAGAAGATTTTAGAAATCGGGACGGCTATTGGATTTTCGGCCCTTTTGATGGCAGAACATGCTCCTCAGGCCCAGATTACGACTATTGATCGCAATCCAGAGATGATTGAGCTGGCCAAGGCTAATTTTGCTAAGCATGACAGCCGTCAGCAGATCGCCCTGCTGGAAGGTGACGCAATGGATTTGCTTGAGACACTGGAGGATTCCTACGACCTTGTCTTTATGGACTCTGCCAAGTCCAAGTATGTGGTCTTTCTGCCTCAGGTCCTCAAGCGCCTCAATCCTGGTGGTCTGGTCCTCATTGATGATGTCTTCCAAGGCGGCGATGTTGCCAAGCCTTTTGAGGAAATTAAGCGTGGCCAGCGAGCTATTTACCGAGGATTGCACAGCCTATTTGATGCAACTTTGGACAGTCCAGATTTAACTTCCAGTCTGCTTCCCTTAGGAGATGGTCTGCTTATGATTAGAAAAAAATGA
- a CDS encoding LURP-one-related/scramblase family protein → MRMTSSLNEGGTAVFRPSDKELVFYVDCGGNIMKTYLVKQKFRLGGERFDIKDDRGNVDYQVEGSFFQIPKTFTIYDSQGQIVSQITKTLITLLPQFEIKLSSGHSFYIRKKFSFLRDKYKFDNLGLRVEGNIWDLNFRLLDDGNQVVAEITKELFHLTSTYQVNVYDETYSDLVVSLCVAIDYVEMLESSSS, encoded by the coding sequence ATGAGAATGACAAGTTCATTGAATGAAGGTGGTACCGCGGTTTTTCGCCCTTCGGACAAGGAACTTGTCTTTTATGTTGACTGTGGAGGTAATATAATGAAAACCTATCTTGTCAAACAGAAATTTCGCTTAGGCGGCGAACGCTTTGATATCAAGGACGATCGCGGAAATGTGGATTACCAAGTGGAAGGCTCTTTCTTCCAGATTCCTAAGACCTTTACTATCTATGATAGTCAAGGACAAATCGTCAGTCAGATTACCAAGACCCTTATAACCCTCCTGCCCCAGTTTGAGATCAAACTCAGCAGTGGGCATAGCTTTTATATCCGTAAGAAATTCTCTTTTTTGCGTGATAAATATAAATTTGATAATTTGGGTCTTCGAGTTGAAGGGAATATCTGGGATTTAAACTTTCGTCTACTGGATGACGGCAATCAAGTCGTTGCAGAGATTACCAAGGAGCTCTTCCATCTAACCTCTACTTATCAGGTGAATGTCTATGATGAGACTTATTCAGATTTGGTGGTTTCCCTCTGTGTCGCTATTGATTATGTCGAAATGCTGGAAAGTTCGTCGTCATAA